In Odocoileus virginianus isolate 20LAN1187 ecotype Illinois unplaced genomic scaffold, Ovbor_1.2 Unplaced_Contig_24, whole genome shotgun sequence, the genomic window gtttttaaataaaatgaaaatttttttctttgtgtgcaAACAAAGAACCAGAGAAAATTATGGTGCaataaatctctttatttttcagtttaagcAAGACAGGTGGTAAATGAAAGTCCATATTGAAAATGCCACCCAAGAGATTAGTAGCTGGCCATGCATGCAATGTGACTGTGCAAAACAAAGTCATTTCCAAAACTGTGCAGATTTCATTCCTTCATGAAATTAACCCTTGCGTTGCCTGGAATGTCTGTTGATGGGGTGTTTATAACCCATTCACCATCCCACCTCCAAGGCTACACACTAGCCACACAGCCATCACCCACACATCAGACAGCCTGGCAAAGAGCACTCTGCTTGTTCACCAGCCAGTGACGCAGCAGGTGACCAATCACAGCTACACTGACACGGACACAGAACGCACTTCCTTTGACTCAGCTCACAGCCTGCCATACATTTGGGGGATAGGACTGTCATATAAGGTGCTCACCTTGGGGCATGGGGTGTGGGGGCTGTCTTCAGATTTGAGCTGTTTTAGCAAAGCGCTATAAATTTGGCCACAGTGACCGTGAGAGGCAAGGTCTCCTGACATCCTGGGAGATGCTCGAGCCCCTGACATAAGTTGGGTTCAATTAAGGGTTGAGAGAGAGGTACAGACCTGGGGGAATGTTATAACAAGAACCAGGGGGCAGCCTCTAGTTTATATAATTTTGGGTATTTCCAGCCTCATGTGAATACAAAGTCAAAAGTCCACAAATTATTGGATGACCTACTCCAGACTCCTCACCTTACAGATAAAAAGGTGGCATCCCAGAGAATCAAAGTAACTTACTAAAGGTAGAGCATGGTAGTGGCAGGGCCAGACAGGAAACGTAGCACATCAAACCCCATTCGTGAACGCTGACGCCGAATACGTGACCAAGTTCTCAGCAAGGAAGATGAGATAGTGTAAATATTTGGTTCCCCCAAAAGTTCCAAATATGTTTAAAGGCATGAAAACTCAGCTTCACCATCTTTCTTCTCAGGGGgttctcttctctgtctttctgcctctctctctgtctgtctcttatatacaaacacacacacaatctcgaTGAACAGAGATTTCTGGCTATTCAACGACAAACCCAGCATTTTCAGGAAGACACCTGATAAAATGTGcttctcagtccaactctttgtgtgagGTCTGGACCACTGGCTTATTTTCTAGAACAATAGGTGTTTCGGAAATCAGGAGATCATCTTCCCCAAAGGAGTTCTGGTCGGTGTTGACGAAGTTGGGGATGTCGAATTTCATGAGCCTGTTCAGCTCCTCCTCTGGCCGCCCACTGCATCTGATGGCTTCCTGGAGATGAACTTCACTGCCGAGGGCCGTGGTCTGGAGACAAGCTTTGGCCCTCTCCAAGGGGTCCGCTTCACTGATGTAGCAGTGAAAGAAGGACCTGGATTCCTCATTGCCCTGTGAAGAGAACACCTTATCTGGCTCCAGGGGCTTTCCAAAGTCTGACACAAAGCTGTTCATCCTGAATCTCTTCTCCGAAGACTCTGCATTGCTGTGAAGAAAGGCAAGATAAAAGACTCCTTACCCTCCAGCTCAGTTACCCGCGGGATGATGGTTTCTAGCATCTATGAAGTACATGTCCCTGTACAGAAAATGCAGACAAACATCAAACTGAAAGACACTACTTCTGAAGATGTACAAATCAATGCAAGGCAAAAGCCTCAAGGTGTGGGCCCTCAGACCGTCCTGAAAAGATGCttttctctgagggatcttctaTATTCTGCATCACACACCAGTATTTCTGTGGGGCCCTTGGTATTCTATCTGCAGTAGAATTATTTGTAGGGCTTCTCAAAATGCAGTATTCCTGCTTGCAGATCCTCAGGATCTCTGGCAGAAGGTAAAGGTAATCTGTATTTTCTTAGAATCCCCAAGGATCACTGCTCATGGTCCAGTTTAGAGCCGCTGGCCGACATCAGACCAGCCTGAACAACAATCTGATCCCACAGGGGTGAGTTTCATGTTTGTCAAAGCACTGCCATATCCATTGATCTCTCCCAATTCTCAAAACTGACCTATGCAGTCACTTAGGCCAAAAgttatacccatttcacagaggcaGAAGGTAAGGTAAGGAGCAGTCAGACTGCCTGCTTGATTGACACAATCCGTGACAGGAGTGGGGAAAAAGCTCAGCTTCTTAATTCCCTGTTTCATTTAGTGTGGAACAAATTAGCAATTTAATGGTAGAAATTGGTGAATGGATGAGTAAAATAACTCTCAATGAGCACCATAAGTACATGACAGAAAGAGCAGATACAAATTGAATAACCTGATGGCCCACCTAAAATTCATCTGCTGTGGTTTGTgggttctttagttgtggcatgtgggatctagttccctgaacaaggattgaacccaggctccctgtgttgggagcaaggagtcttagccactagaccaccagggaagtccctagcccACCTACTTTAATCACCATCCTTTCCAGATTGATATAAAAGTGACTCCCACACAGGTAGAGTGACCCATAGGTCAAGAATCATGTCTGAACATGCCTTCAAATCCAGGACAGAACTTGATGACAAGTAGGCTCTGGAGTCTACATTTAAGGCGTGTGTAATCTCAGTGACTTCAGTTTTTAAacctcttcctccccatcccattgaTGACTCAGATACAGTGTTTATGACCAAGCTGTCATGGGGTAGGCAATATGGGATCCATTTACAACTCTTAGAAACTCACCTCCAAATTATCAGGAATCACCTGGATTTCAGAGTTCAGTAATTCTAGAAGCTTTGCAATCCAGGCAGCGGAGACACTTTTATATCAGATTTATCTCCCGCATGACAATCCAGCTGACATCAGATGAGGAATTCTTCTCAGAAATCTGAGTTCCTCCTTTTAGTGATAAGCCTGATTAACCAATCTCATTGGTTAATTGCCCACTCAGCAAAGGTGATATAAAGATCAATGGTTGACACAAGAGTACATCATTAATAGGTTATGTATTCGGAATtcagagaaaaatcatttgagaGAGACTGACAGAATTGTGTTTTAATGCAAATGTGATTTTCTTCCCCTGGTTGTCACTTCACCCAAGTTTAAAAGATGTTTGAGAACAGGGATGAAAGGCGCCGACAACCTGTGACCTAAGAAACTAAAAAGTCATCGAGGAAACAGAGGGGATTAACATGTTAGAAAAAAGCACGGTTAGGATGGCTGGGATCACGCAGTCTCCCAGCTCCAGGCTGAGAAGCTCTGAGTACTCGCTTCCTGCCTATCTGGAGCATCAGCTGAGTATGAAAGCCAGCCCCCTGCACACAGCAGCTCTTCCATTACCCAGGCTACACGTTCTCAGGATTACGAGTTGCGGCCACTGAGCACCCCCCTCCGCACCAGCCCTTGCTGAGAAAGGCACAAGGGCAGAGCATCTTGCCCCTTCCCCAAGGCAGAGCCCGGGCAGTGGACAGTAAGATGCCTTCCCTGCCTCACCCCCACTCACCTTTCTCCCCATGACCTCTCCTTGTGATAAAAGTACAATCTGATTCTTCCTTCctgaaaataagggaaaaatcCATCTTTGTTCTCTTAGAGTCTGAAAGGcgaagtgtgttagtcactcagttgtgtctgactctttgcaaccccatggactgtagcctgccaggctcctctgtccatgggattctccaggcaagaatgactggagtgggttgccattcccttctccagaggatcttcctgactgaggattgaacccgggtctctttattgctggcagattctttaccgtctgagacacctaAACAGACCATCCTTttattcctctttccttccttgacTGATAAACTAAAAAACCTGTATGTGAAAAACTGCGGTCATGGACATGGCTTGTTTCAATTCAGTTTCTATTCATCCCACCACTGAGTAAACTCTATGCACTGAAATCCATAGATCTTAAACATAAAattcaatgtatttttattgaCACATATACCCAAGTAACCCTCTAATCAAGATATagactatttcctttcttctggaaAGGCTCCTTCCATTCAATTTCCAGCCCCTTCAGGTAACACAGATCTGATTTCTATTTCCATTGATTAGCTTTGCCTGTTCTTAAACTTCCAGTCAATTTACACCTCCTGGAGGCAGGCAATACCTCCTAGAAGCAATccgttttgttttttgttttgggtgaggttgggggggaggggcgctgcaggACATGCAGGattcttagctccccaaccagggactgaactcatgccctctacattgggagcacagagtcttaaccactggaccgccagggaagtctcgatctgttttgatttttatcaCTGCAGGTTAGCCTGTTCTTGAAATTTATacaaaatggaatcatgcaataaaTAGTGTTTGTGTCTGGATACGATAGCATTTTCTCTTGATCTATgatctgcattttcattttcttagagaTGTCTTTTGATAAGCAGCTTTACATTTCAGTTAATTTCAAATTACTAACTTTTATCATTTACATTAGAGCTTTTACATCTTAAGAACTAATTGCCAACTCTAAAGTCACAAAGATATTCTCCTAATTTTTCTTCTAGAACCATCCTGTCCAATACAGTAGACAACAGCCACAGGTGGCTCTtcaaatttaagtaaaatttaaaattcgaTTTCTTAGTCACATTACTCACATTTTAAGTGCTTAACAGCCACATGAGGCCAGTGGCTACCTAATTAGGCAATACAAAGAACATTCCTGTCATCACCGAAAGTTCTATTGGATTGAACCATTCTAGGAGGTTTTACTTTGGGTTTATTATATATGTTGAGACAGGGGTCAAGGTTCATTTATTCTCATATGTTTATCTTGTTGTACCAGcactttcttttcaaatgacctcatacaaaaatctgtatttctacACACTGGtaataaacaataagaaaatgaaaaaaaaatacattcacaaCAGCATCAAGAAATAGGATACTTGGGAATAAATATAACAAGGGGCGTGTaggacctgtacactgaaaatttcAGTATTGCAAAGCGAAATTAAGGAAGAGCTTAGTATGTGAAGAGATATACCAGGTCTGCGGACTGAAAGCCTTCAGGTGTAAAGCCATATTACCATAGACACACTACTGAGGGTTCCTTCCTTCAAGGGCCAAAAACATTTCTCCCTTCCGGTTTAGTCTGCTAAGTTTGTTCTCCAATGCCTTCCAATACTCACTCTTTATAATTTGTCCAGATTTTATCATTGTTACCTGCAAGGTTATTCTGAAACATACTACTCTGCCCATCCTGAAATGGGAACCCATGGACGGGCCGTTCATGAAACATTTCTGcttccacctccttccctgaCTCCTCCAGTGAGTTGGGATCTCTCCCAGAGGACAGGGGGCCTCTCTCCACCTGCCTTCTCACTCTACACTAAGCCCTTTTCTTTCCCTGCCTGGCACCCTCTTTAAGATGATGAGCTCTTGAGGGCAGGCAGTTTCTTGTGTGGGTTCTCAGCGCCTTGCAGAGTACTAGGCATAGAGTAGTTGCTTCTTAcatttttgttaaatgaatgaatacatcgTCATGAAGAGATCTTGAAACCAAAGCCACTCTTGCCTTGGCAGGGGGCCTCTGCTACAGTGCCTACAGGGTTGGAAATCAATACAAGGGCACGCCCAGGTAAGGCCTAAAAGCAAGGGTGGGTGAGCCTTAATAGAGAGATGGTCTAACACGtggattaaataatataaatgtagagcataatttaaaaaaaatagagagagggTCTATTAATAGAGACCTTGAATGTGGCTCCAGCTTCAGAGGTATGAGAGATTTAGTAAACTAGCCCCACTGAGGTCTGCCTTGCACTGTTTTTGGCCAAGGGAAGCACTGTCTCTGCCTGCAGCCCACGGTGCTCCCCACATCGCCGAGCTGTCCCAGAGTCATCTGGTGTCTCCTGCCCTGAGTCACTGGAGCTCACAGACCAGAGAGCTACTAAAAGGGCAACAACGGGAACACTGAAAGAACAAGAAACTTTGAGATGTTGACTGAGCTAGCAAGTAATATCATGTTAAAGtatcataaagagaaagaaaactgaagaatatGTGTGCTAGAGACTGAAtgtgtgtccctccaaaatttcTATGCTGAAACTTAATCCCCcaagtgatggtattaggagacaGGGCCTCTGGGAAATGAAGTGATTCATCTTATGAATGGGACTAGTGCCCAGAtaaaagaggccccagagagagagaaagagagagagagagagagaccttgtTCCTTCCCccatatgaggacacagtgagaaatcTAGCATCTATGAGCCAGGAAACAagtcctcaccagacactgaatctgccagcacGTTAACCTTGGACTtttcagcctccaaaactgtgagaaataaacttctgttatttAACAAATCATCTAGTAAATATCCATGGTATTTATAGGAGCCCAAACAGactcagaaaattagaaaattcagaatCTCCAAGAACTTTAGTGCTTTTCATTATATTTGTCACAGTCCTACCTATGCTATACCTTGTCATCATGAAATTGAGATCAAGCTAGTGTGTTTGCAAGAAATTCTCCTCTGTCATACTAACTTTAGAAAAATGATAACTGCTGATTTTGGTACAATCTAAAATTTGTTTCACTTATTTAAGAATCTGTATTCCTCATTTTCAGCTTGTTATAAGAAATGCAATTTGGACCTATCAATTGCAATATTCCCGAACTCCACCAGTCAGATTAAAGAGACTGTTCAGATTGTtccaattcttttcttcttctcactCTAGGTTGTGTCATGTAGTCTGTGAACCAGATCAGAGATTCCCCCTCATAAGGACCCATCCAGTCCACCAGCACCTGCAGGGAACGCCATCTGCTTTCATGACACTCCCCCGCTCACAAACTCACTGATTCCCCAAATCCTTCTTCCTGATCTTTCAGAGTCCACTCCCACATCACGTGGCCTTTCCAGCGTCTGCTCCCGCCAGGCCCCCGGCTAACCTACAGTCCAGCCACTTGGACCTGCCTGTCCCCCAAAGCCCTCAGGGTGGGCCCCCTTTGTGCCTTTACTTATGCAGTTCCTTCCACTCCTCTCTGTCAAAATCAAATCTTTCCTTTGCTATCCAACTCCCATGTCCCTGCCTCCACGGACTTTTTGATCTCCCAACAGGAAGGAATCTTCCCCTTCTCTGGGCTCCTGTCCTATTTAATCAACCTTCTCTTACATCATTTAccggggggctcagtggtaaagaatccgccttcaatgcagagacacagatgtgggtttgatccctgcgttgggaagagaaaacggcaatccactccaatattcttgcctgggaaatcccatggacagggagcctggaggGAACAGATCAATCACATACAGGGTGCGGCCCTTCCTGTCTCAGGTCAGAGCTGCCTGGTGTGATCTTTTCTCTCCTATATACTGCTGTGCTGTATTCCACTCCTCTCTGCATCTCTCAAAGGGACTTGTCATTAGACCCTCCATCAGTACCCTGGACAGTTGTATCTGCAGATGGTCTGGAGCCCTGATTCCTGTGAAAGGCACAGCCACCTCCAGTATTTAGGGACGTGCTCCTTCCTCTGTGACCTAAGACAAATCAAGTCAGGAGGTCAGACTACTCCCCCCTTCACTGGCAGAGGGAAAACACCCGTAAGGCTCTGCGTTACTCCCTTAGGAATTTTAGAGATTTATGAGTTTTTACAAGTGGACTGCCTGCTGCTAAGAGTCTCGGCAAGGCTTCACTGCTGTCAGCTTTGCTCCACCCATAAAAAAGTGGTGGGCAGTCCAGTCTGTGGGCACCTACTACTTCCGGCAGTGACTTCCAGTGGACTTTTAGAGTTGCATAAGCCAAACAAAGACCTACTAAGAGTGAAAACTCTTGTGATGACCCACCAGTGAGAAAATGATAATAACCATTTCTGGAGCCATAACCTGTCCTGAGAGCTTCACGCCCTAGCAGAGGCACCAACCaaacccgtgtgtgtgtgtgtgtgtgtgtgtgtgtgtgtgtgtgtgtgtgtgtgtgtgtgtgtgtgtgtgtgtgtgtgagtgcctCTTGGTTGCTTTCATTGGTAGTTCTGACTTGCCAGGGAGATGTCAGTCTCTGAGGAAAGACTCTACTACCTTAGAATGACCCTTAGTACGTCCTGGGTAAGCCATAGCTTTGCACTCAGGAAATACCTCTTGATTGATGGAGAATTAAAAGAAACTACTGAACAAAGGTGTATAACTTGAATCAGATACATAAAGCAGTTGGATTTTTTACCTGTTGATAAATGGAGACCTCTCAGAATAACAGATCTTCCTTAGGAACCACCTGCTATGTCTGCATTCAGCTGGTTCCTATGACCTTGGTCATTATCGAAGACCTTGAGCACAGACAGTCTCCAGCTGTTAGCTTCTAGGTGCGCTGTACCCATGCTTGGGTGAGAATCATACTCAGGTAAATTGCAACTCCAGGTAAAATGCAATTTCCATTTTTGCAAGGTCATGAGCAATACCGTCCTCATCCCtaaaaaaaaagaccatcccCACCTAGACAAGTGCACTTAGCAAAGGCTACTCAAAATGAGAATATCTGAGGTGTATGACGTCTGAgagttgatctttttttttttaagaagtccaAAATATTCAACATAAAATGCAATCCAAGACTTTCTCTTACTCCTTCTCTCTGGCAGATTTATGACAATGAGGCGATTATGATGCTTTAACAAGACGGCAAAGAGAGTAAATGGCTCCTCAGTGGAGAAAGCACAGGAAAAATGGTTCTTTTATCCTGACTGTCTATAAAGGATTCAAGTGAGAGGGTCCCCCCACCCCATACAACAGCAGATATTCTATGGGAAAATAATCCCCATTAAAGCTACTTCTTGGAcctaaaagctttttaaaaaggcatgaTGGCAGCTTTATAAGAGTCTTTCTACCCTCTGCTCTCTGCTTTACCAGCATTCACCCTTATCTGAGTCTCCTCCTGTGCACAGATTACCCTCCCCCGCCTGGCGGTCAGATGAGTGTGGCTAGTCCTGGCCAATGAGCTGTGAGAGGAAGGGATGTGTGCCATTTCCTGGCTGAAGAACAGACCAGCAAGTGTGAGCTCTCCATGTGCCCCACTGCTTGTCACAGAAATTCAGGAGGCTGAACCTTAGAAATACTGCAGCTACAATGAAGAAGCATTGGTCCACCCCTTGGCAACCCTCAGAAGACATGTAGCTTGAACAACGTAAACCTGTGTTGCATTACAGTGAGATTTAGAGAGCTGTGTACTCCTATCTCATAATCTCATTATGACACATCCTCTCCTTAACAGAAGTCACTGAGTAGGCAGTGACTCTGGAATTGAAGTTCTCATGCTAAAATGACCCCAAGTTGTAAACTTCAGGGAAGAAGCCTATTTGTCATTCTTATGTCTTACTCCTTCCAGTGGGATTCACACACTCTTTCCATAGATCAGCCGTTCAGTCTGCCCAGGATGTCTCCATGGAGAAAAAGATAGAACTAAGTGGCAGATTCAACACTAGTCAATTCTGAGTTGGGGCCTTAATCAGAAGCgatgtcaaaattctccaagccaggcttcaacagtacatgaaccgtgaacttccagatgtttcaagctggatttagaaaagtcagaggaaccggagatcaaattgccaacatctgttggatcatcaaaaagcaagagagttccagaaaaacatctacttctactttattaactacaccaaagcctttgactgtgtggatcacaacaaagattATCTTGAGAtaatcttcaagagatgggaataccagaccacctgacctgtctcctgagaaatctgtatgcaggtcaagaagcaacagttaggaactggacatggaacaacaaactggttccaaattgggaaaggaatatgtcaaagctgtatattgtcaccctgcttatttaacttatatgcagagtacatcatgagaaatgctgggctggatgaagcacaagctggaatcaagattgccaggagaaatatcaataacctcagatatgcagatgacaccacccttatggcagaaagtgaagaagaactaaagagcttcttgatgaaagtgaagagtggaaagaaaaaaaagctggcttaaaactcaacattcagaaaactaagatcatggcatctggtcccatcactttgtggcaaatagatggggaaacagtgcagatggtgactgcagccatgaaattgaaagatgcttgctccttggaagaaaggctataaccaacctagacagcatattaaaaagcagagacattactttgtcaacaaatgtccatctagtcaaagcttggtttttctagcagtcatgtatggatgtgagagttggactataaagaaagctgagcaccaaagaattgatgcttttgaactgtggtgttggagaagactcttgagaatcccttggacagcaaggagatccaaccagtccatcctaaaggaaatcagtcctgaatattcattggaaggactgatactgaagctgaaattccaatattttgaccacttgatgggaagaactgactcatctgaaaagaccctgatgctgggaaagattgaaggcaggagaaggggacaacagaggatgagatgttctTTGTGACCCACAACCCAGAGAGCTTGTTACATAAAGCTGTTAGAATTCAGACATTTGAGCCATGACTACGACTCTCTACTTAGTCCCCTTTCTAAAATCATCTTACTCTTTCTTCacacaaagacatcactttgccaacaaaagtccaaatagtcaaagctatggtttttccagtagtcatgtacagatgtgagagttggaccataaagaaggctgagtgccaaagaactgatgctttcaaactgtggtgctggagaagactcttgagagtcccttggactgcaaggagatcaaaccagtcaatcctaaaggaaatcagtcctgaatattcattggaaggactgatgctgaagctgaagctccagtactttggccacctgacatgaagagccaactcattggaaaagaccctgatgctgggaaagattgagggcaggaggagaaggggatgacagaggatgagatggttggatggcatcaccgagctcaatggacatgagtttgagcaaactctgggagatagtgaaggacaaggaagcctggcatgctgcagtccatggggttgcaaagagttggacacgattgagcaattgAAAAAGAACTTTTTCTGAGAGACATACTCAAGGTGAGGTGAAGCCAGGGTAGAACGAAGTCACATTTGGCACATGTAGCTCCAACATGAAAGCTTAGGACCTGGCTGTCCTGTGGGAGGATGAGAATCTTCTGCTCCTTCCTACTCTTTACCTGCACCCCTCTGCTCTCCCCAGGATGCCATAAGCCATGCAGGTGTGGACTGATCTTCACTGAGGGCTGCCTGCTGGGAGGCTAGTGCATGCCAGCAGTTCTGTAGGCGTCCATTCACTCAATCTTTACGAACCCCTAGGAGGCAGCGACGACTTTATTTTTACAAGTGAGCAATCATGAagtacagagaggttaagaatccaGGAAATCTGGAAACGCTGACTCCAGAG contains:
- the MRAP2 gene encoding melanocortin-2 receptor accessory protein 2 isoform X1 — translated: MELIRVTNLPACCSLCIYPTAIQRWFHLAFRAPGLLNLKVEMSAQRLISNRTSQQSASNSDYTWEYEYYEIGPVSFEGLKAHKYSIVIGFWVGLAVFVIFMFFVLTLLTKTGAPHQDNAESSEKRFRMNSFVSDFGKPLEPDKVFSSQGNEESRSFFHCYISEADPLERAKACLQTTALGSEVHLQEAIRCSGRPEEELNRLMKFDIPNFVNTDQNSFGEDDLLISETPIVLENKPVVQTSHKELD
- the MRAP2 gene encoding melanocortin-2 receptor accessory protein 2 isoform X3, with protein sequence MRSGPFRFLATGCHPDDSIVIGFWVGLAVFVIFMFFVLTLLTKTGAPHQDNAESSEKRFRMNSFVSDFGKPLEPDKVFSSQGNEESRSFFHCYISEADPLERAKACLQTTALGSEVHLQEAIRCSGRPEEELNRLMKFDIPNFVNTDQNSFGEDDLLISETPIVLENKPVVQTSHKELD
- the MRAP2 gene encoding melanocortin-2 receptor accessory protein 2 isoform X2, with amino-acid sequence MSAQRLISNRTSQQSASNSDYTWEYEYYEIGPVSFEGLKAHKYSIVIGFWVGLAVFVIFMFFVLTLLTKTGAPHQDNAESSEKRFRMNSFVSDFGKPLEPDKVFSSQGNEESRSFFHCYISEADPLERAKACLQTTALGSEVHLQEAIRCSGRPEEELNRLMKFDIPNFVNTDQNSFGEDDLLISETPIVLENKPVVQTSHKELD
- the MRAP2 gene encoding melanocortin-2 receptor accessory protein 2 isoform X4; the encoded protein is MFFVLTLLTKTGAPHQDNAESSEKRFRMNSFVSDFGKPLEPDKVFSSQGNEESRSFFHCYISEADPLERAKACLQTTALGSEVHLQEAIRCSGRPEEELNRLMKFDIPNFVNTDQNSFGEDDLLISETPIVLENKPVVQTSHKELD